A window of Macrotis lagotis isolate mMagLag1 chromosome X, bilby.v1.9.chrom.fasta, whole genome shotgun sequence contains these coding sequences:
- the LOC141498354 gene encoding large ribosomal subunit protein uL23-like encodes MLRLRRQPKYPRKSAPQRNKLDHYAIIKFPLTTESAMKKIKDNNTLVFIVDIKANKHQIKQAVKKLYDIDVAKVNTLIRPDGEKKAYIRLAPDYDALDVANKIGII; translated from the coding sequence ATGCTGAGGCTTCGAAGGCAGCCAAAATACCCTCGGAAAAGTGCCCCTCAGAGAAACAAGCTTGATCACTATGCCATCATTAAGTTCCCCCTGACCACGGAGTCTGCTATGAAAAAGATTAAGGATAACAACACCCTGGTCTTCATTGTGGACATCAAGGCCAACAAACACCAAATCAAGCAAGCTGTAAAGAAGCTGTATGACATTGATGTGGCCAAGGTCAACACACTGATCCGGCCTGATGGAGAGAAGAAGGCCTACATTCGGCTTGCCCCAGACTATGATGCTTTAGATGTTGCCAATAAGATTGGAATCATCTAG